A portion of the Pseudomonas protegens CHA0 genome contains these proteins:
- a CDS encoding ketoacyl-ACP synthase III, giving the protein MIGIKSIASYVPVAGVDNYAQGAKFAKDEEFILGKIGSAFLPRKDAGQETSDLCVEAVNALFAANPELKREAIDVLIVVTQNGDEEGLPHTAAIVQDKLGLPTTVAAFDISLGCSGYVYGIYAIKGFMEAAGLKNGLLVTADPYSKIVDPEDRNTTMLFGDAATATWLGEDATWQLGKAKFGTDGSGAPHLKVTDGVFFMNGRQVFNFALLKVPAHLHELLDESGLKSDDIDAFCIHQGSAAIVDAVARRFEGNPDKFIKDMVETGNTVSSSIPLLLEKHMFDSSWKRVALSGFGVGLSWGSAIIYRS; this is encoded by the coding sequence ATGATTGGCATAAAAAGCATTGCGAGCTACGTGCCTGTAGCCGGCGTGGACAATTACGCACAAGGTGCAAAATTCGCCAAGGATGAAGAGTTCATCCTGGGCAAGATCGGTTCGGCCTTCCTGCCGCGCAAAGACGCCGGGCAAGAAACCTCCGATCTGTGTGTCGAAGCAGTCAATGCATTGTTTGCCGCTAACCCGGAACTCAAGCGCGAAGCCATCGATGTGTTGATCGTGGTTACCCAGAACGGTGACGAAGAAGGTTTGCCTCACACTGCGGCGATCGTACAGGACAAGCTGGGCCTGCCCACCACCGTCGCGGCCTTTGATATTTCCCTGGGTTGCTCCGGGTACGTCTACGGCATCTATGCCATCAAGGGGTTCATGGAAGCTGCTGGCCTGAAGAATGGCCTGCTGGTCACCGCTGACCCTTACTCGAAGATTGTCGATCCCGAAGATCGCAATACCACCATGCTGTTCGGTGACGCCGCCACGGCCACCTGGCTGGGCGAAGACGCCACCTGGCAGCTGGGCAAGGCCAAGTTCGGTACCGATGGCTCGGGGGCTCCGCACCTGAAGGTCACCGATGGTGTGTTCTTCATGAACGGCCGCCAGGTGTTCAACTTCGCTCTGCTGAAAGTGCCGGCACACCTGCACGAGTTGCTGGATGAGTCGGGGCTGAAGTCTGACGATATCGATGCCTTCTGCATTCACCAGGGCAGCGCGGCGATCGTCGATGCGGTGGCCCGGCGTTTCGAAGGCAACCCCGACAAGTTCATCAAGGACATGGTGGAGACCGGCAATACCGTGTCCTCCAGCATTCCGCTACTGCTGGAAAAGCACATGTTCGATTCCAGTTGGAAGCGCGTTGCCCTCAGTGGCTTCGGCGTTGGTCTGTCCTGGGGATCGGCCATCATCTACCGCTCCTGA
- a CDS encoding motility associated factor glycosyltransferase family protein: MSDSFEHNARVIGERWPALLARVQAEDAAVLQADLVEGLGSTLSIGGVQLTSRHDRSREAQVQAASLPEAAVLHLYGCGLGDLQMALLQRPGLERLYVHILNGALFKLVLQVLEQQAWLADPRVELLYAGDLPEIALPFFALPAELVLADDYNAKIRDRLISETHLSFNNRLFAADTADIAERLAAIEPWVGMDRDIAELFDRHPGSEVFVIATGPSLEHHYAALRAVSGQAQRPLLICVDTAYQPLLKEGIRVDLVVSVDQRISTRHLPAQGSDGTALVYMPLADPQVLEGWLGPRYVAYSASPVFQALRQRIPRAQLHAGGSVIHPAVDLAVKMGGRRITLFGADFAFPMNRTHAGWHDGDLGPQLGAARHWVLDGHGQRVKTQLNFRSYLCELERYISSQPEVAFFNTSRDGAMILGTTFHPDFAQ, encoded by the coding sequence ATGAGCGACAGCTTTGAACACAACGCCCGGGTGATTGGCGAGCGCTGGCCGGCGCTGCTGGCACGGGTGCAGGCTGAGGATGCTGCTGTGCTGCAGGCGGATCTGGTGGAAGGCCTTGGCTCGACACTGAGCATTGGCGGGGTCCAGCTGACCAGTCGCCATGATCGCAGTCGCGAGGCTCAGGTCCAGGCCGCCAGCCTGCCTGAGGCGGCGGTATTGCATCTTTACGGCTGTGGCTTGGGTGACCTGCAAATGGCGTTGCTGCAGCGGCCGGGGCTGGAGCGTCTGTATGTGCACATTCTCAATGGCGCACTGTTCAAGCTGGTGCTGCAAGTGCTGGAACAGCAGGCCTGGCTGGCTGATCCACGGGTCGAGTTGTTGTATGCCGGCGACCTGCCGGAGATTGCATTGCCGTTTTTCGCCCTGCCGGCCGAGCTGGTGCTGGCCGATGACTACAACGCGAAGATCCGCGATCGGTTGATCAGCGAGACTCATCTGTCCTTCAATAATCGTTTGTTTGCCGCAGATACAGCGGATATCGCCGAGCGCCTGGCTGCCATTGAGCCTTGGGTTGGGATGGATCGCGATATTGCCGAGCTGTTTGATCGCCATCCCGGGAGTGAAGTCTTTGTTATCGCTACGGGGCCGAGCCTGGAGCATCACTACGCGGCATTGCGCGCCGTGTCCGGCCAGGCGCAGCGGCCGCTGCTGATCTGTGTCGACACGGCATACCAGCCGCTGCTCAAAGAGGGCATCCGGGTGGACCTGGTGGTGAGTGTCGACCAGCGAATTTCCACCCGGCACCTGCCTGCTCAAGGCAGTGACGGCACCGCTCTGGTGTATATGCCGCTGGCGGACCCGCAGGTACTCGAGGGCTGGCTCGGGCCGCGGTATGTGGCCTATTCCGCCAGCCCGGTGTTCCAGGCATTGCGCCAGCGCATACCCCGGGCACAGCTGCATGCCGGTGGCAGCGTGATTCATCCGGCCGTGGATCTGGCGGTGAAGATGGGAGGGCGACGGATCACCCTGTTTGGTGCGGACTTCGCGTTCCCCATGAACCGTACCCATGCCGGTTGGCATGACGGCGATCTTGGCCCGCAACTCGGCGCGGCCCGACACTGGGTGCTGGATGGGCATGGGCAGCGAGTCAAGACCCAGCTTAATTTCCGCAGCTACCTGTGCGAACTGGAGCGCTATATCAGCAGTCAGCCTGAGGTGGCGTTTTTCAATACCAGCCGTGATGGCGCGATGATCCTCGGTACCACCTTTCACCCGGATTTTGCTCAATGA
- a CDS encoding flagellin domain-containing protein, producing MALTVNTNVTSLNVQKNLNRASDALSTSMTRLSSGLKINSAKDDAAGLQIATRMTSQIRGQTMAIKNANDGISIAQTAEGAMQESTNILQRMRELAVQSRNDSNGTQDRVALNKEFAQMSDELTRIAKSTNLNGKNLIDGSAGTMTFQVGSNTGSTNQITITLDSGFDAATLGVDSGTINITGNDSTTAETNTKAAMDAIDKALATINSSRADLGAAQNRLTSTISNLQNINENASAALGRVQDTDFAAETAQLTKQQTLQQASTAVLAQANQLPSAVLKLLQ from the coding sequence ATGGCTTTAACAGTAAACACTAACGTCACGTCGTTGAACGTTCAGAAAAACCTGAACCGCGCTTCCGACGCTCTGTCGACTTCGATGACTCGCCTGTCTTCCGGCCTGAAGATCAACAGCGCAAAAGACGACGCCGCCGGCCTGCAGATCGCTACCCGCATGACTTCGCAGATCCGTGGTCAGACCATGGCGATCAAAAACGCCAACGACGGTATCTCCATCGCCCAGACCGCTGAAGGCGCGATGCAAGAATCCACCAACATCCTGCAGCGTATGCGTGAACTGGCTGTTCAGTCGCGAAACGACTCCAACGGTACCCAAGACCGCGTTGCTCTGAACAAAGAATTTGCTCAGATGTCGGACGAGCTGACTCGTATCGCCAAGTCGACCAACCTGAACGGCAAGAACCTGATCGACGGTTCCGCTGGCACCATGACCTTCCAGGTTGGTTCCAACACCGGTTCCACCAACCAGATCACCATCACCCTGGACAGCGGCTTCGACGCTGCCACCCTGGGCGTTGACTCCGGCACCATCAACATCACCGGTAACGACAGCACCACTGCCGAGACCAACACCAAGGCCGCGATGGACGCTATCGACAAGGCTCTGGCTACCATCAACTCCAGCCGTGCGGACCTCGGTGCTGCCCAGAACCGTCTGACCAGCACCATCTCCAACCTGCAGAACATCAACGAAAACGCCAGTGCTGCACTGGGTCGCGTACAAGATACCGACTTCGCTGCTGAAACTGCCCAGCTGACCAAGCAGCAGACTCTGCAACAAGCTTCGACCGCAGTTCTGGCCCAGGCCAACCAACTGCCATCCGCTGTACTGAAGCTGCTTCAGTAA
- a CDS encoding flagellar protein FlaG gives MDMSVKLNLSYPAAKPVTPVADKPVEKPREVVPAVAKTAAQDSKKEARTEQEKLKMAVQEIEKFVQSVKRNLEFSIDEPSGKVVVKVIASDSGEVVRQIPNEEVLKLANSLNDASSLLFSAKA, from the coding sequence ATGGATATGAGCGTGAAGCTGAACTTGTCTTATCCAGCGGCCAAGCCGGTGACGCCTGTCGCTGACAAGCCCGTGGAGAAGCCTCGAGAGGTCGTTCCTGCAGTTGCCAAAACCGCAGCTCAGGACAGTAAGAAAGAAGCTCGGACCGAGCAGGAAAAGTTGAAAATGGCCGTTCAGGAAATTGAAAAGTTCGTCCAGTCGGTCAAGCGCAATCTAGAATTCTCGATCGACGAGCCTTCCGGAAAGGTCGTGGTCAAAGTCATTGCCAGTGATTCGGGTGAAGTGGTTCGCCAGATCCCCAATGAAGAAGTGCTGAAACTGGCCAATAGCTTGAATGATGCGAGTAGTCTGTTGTTCAGTGCCAAGGCCTGA
- the fliD gene encoding flagellar filament capping protein FliD, which produces MASPILPGTGLGSGLDTGAIVKALVAADKAAKQGQIDRATTTNSASISGIGTLQSLLSTFQSTLSVAGLGSSVNPAFAGFAATSSDSKTVDATADNYAVAGKYSVTVKNLATSSKVASAAFSGGNTSAIPSGTLNITQNGINYPLTVGANATLQSVRDSINADSKMNMAGLSANIVTDSFGSRLVIGSEKTGAGTDISVSGIAGLEIDGTQPMSSDTNPASAASSGNIGGLAKDAVFSVDGMQLTSKTNTVTQAISGLKLNLVAPTTTPITVTVATNTEGLKTSIQKFVDAYNAVANGITTLTKPSLDDSGNPTIPAQLTGDSLPRSILAAIRAPLSETGAGDKLTVLAQLGITTNQKTGALDFDDKKFTAAMTDKKLGGEVQKLFTGDGTNPGLLERMTNAIKPFTQGVGSMTEGILTTRTKTLDITKKKLSDQQDALDRRVATLTAVLTKKYNDMDTLVGKLKATASNITSMFEALTAQQKG; this is translated from the coding sequence ATGGCAAGTCCAATTCTACCGGGTACCGGCTTGGGTTCCGGCCTCGACACCGGTGCTATCGTCAAGGCGTTGGTAGCTGCTGACAAGGCGGCCAAGCAAGGTCAGATCGATCGCGCGACCACCACCAATAGCGCCAGCATTTCTGGTATCGGGACATTGCAGTCGTTGTTGTCGACCTTCCAGAGCACGCTGTCGGTTGCTGGGCTGGGAAGCTCTGTGAATCCCGCCTTTGCCGGTTTCGCTGCGACCTCCAGCGACAGCAAGACCGTAGACGCCACTGCAGACAACTATGCGGTTGCCGGCAAATACTCGGTTACCGTCAAAAATCTTGCAACTTCGTCAAAAGTGGCCAGTGCGGCTTTTAGCGGAGGAAATACCAGTGCCATTCCGAGTGGTACGTTAAACATCACTCAAAATGGCATTAACTACCCGTTGACCGTCGGCGCCAATGCGACGCTGCAATCGGTGCGTGACTCGATCAACGCCGACTCGAAGATGAACATGGCCGGGCTCAGCGCGAACATCGTGACCGACTCGTTCGGTTCGCGACTGGTGATCGGCTCCGAAAAGACCGGTGCAGGCACCGACATTTCTGTCAGCGGTATTGCCGGTTTGGAGATCGATGGCACTCAGCCGATGTCGAGTGATACCAATCCGGCTTCCGCCGCCTCATCCGGCAATATCGGTGGGCTGGCCAAGGACGCGGTTTTCAGCGTCGACGGCATGCAACTGACCAGCAAGACCAATACAGTCACGCAGGCCATTTCCGGTCTTAAGCTCAATCTGGTTGCGCCAACCACCACGCCGATCACCGTGACAGTTGCCACAAACACTGAGGGTCTTAAGACCTCGATCCAGAAGTTTGTCGACGCCTATAACGCCGTGGCCAACGGCATTACTACGCTGACCAAGCCTTCCCTGGATGACAGTGGCAACCCGACCATCCCGGCACAGCTCACTGGTGACTCGCTGCCTCGTTCGATTCTGGCGGCTATTCGTGCACCACTGTCCGAAACGGGCGCCGGCGACAAGTTGACTGTGCTGGCGCAGTTGGGGATCACCACCAACCAGAAGACCGGTGCACTGGATTTCGACGACAAGAAATTCACGGCTGCCATGACCGACAAGAAGCTCGGTGGTGAAGTGCAGAAGCTGTTTACCGGTGATGGTACCAACCCGGGTCTGCTGGAACGCATGACTAACGCGATCAAGCCGTTTACCCAGGGTGTGGGTAGCATGACCGAAGGGATCCTGACCACTCGTACCAAGACCCTGGATATCACCAAGAAAAAGCTCAGTGATCAACAGGATGCGCTGGATCGGCGGGTGGCTACCCTGACAGCGGTACTGACCAAGAAGTACAACGACATGGACACCCTGGTGGGCAAGCTGAAGGCAACTGCCAGCAATATCACGTCGATGTTTGAAGCCTTGACCGCACAGCAAAAAGGCTGA
- the fliS gene encoding flagellar export chaperone FliS, translating into MNPMLALRQYQKIGAQAQTSEASPHRLVQMLMEGGLDRIAQAKGAIERKDIANKGIFISKAIGIIGGLREGLDLENSLDTLGDLDSLYTYMMKRLAEANIKTDPKILDEVAGLLRTVKDGWDAIAAPGPQF; encoded by the coding sequence ATGAATCCGATGTTAGCCCTTCGGCAGTACCAGAAGATCGGTGCGCAGGCGCAGACCTCCGAAGCCAGTCCCCACCGTCTGGTGCAGATGCTGATGGAAGGCGGCCTGGATCGTATCGCTCAGGCCAAGGGGGCGATCGAGCGCAAGGATATCGCCAACAAAGGCATATTCATCAGCAAGGCCATCGGCATCATTGGTGGTCTGCGTGAAGGTCTGGACCTGGAAAACTCCCTGGATACCCTGGGGGATCTGGACAGTCTGTATACCTACATGATGAAGCGCCTGGCTGAAGCCAATATCAAGACCGATCCGAAGATTCTCGATGAGGTCGCCGGTCTGCTGCGTACGGTCAAGGATGGCTGGGATGCCATTGCCGCACCGGGTCCGCAGTTTTAA
- a CDS encoding sigma-54 dependent transcriptional regulator — MWRETKILLIDDDSVRRRDLAVILNFLGEENLPCGSHDWQQAVGSLSSSREVICVLIGTVNAPGALLGLLKTLSTWDEFLPVLLMGENSSIDLPEDQRRRVLSTLEMPPSYSKLLDSLHRAQVYREMYDQARERGRHREPNLFRSLVGTSRAIQHVRQMMQQVADTDASVLILGESGTGKEVVARNLHYHSKRRDAPFVPVNCGAIPAELLESELFGHEKGAFTGAITSRAGRFELANGGTLFLDEIGDMPLPMQVKLLRVLQERTFERVGSNKTQGVDVRIIAATHKNLESMIEVGSFREDLYYRLNVFPIEMAPLRERVEDIPLLMNELISRMEHEKRGSIRFNSAAIMSLCRHGWPGNVRELANLVERMAIMHPYGVIGVVELPKKFRYVDDEDEQLVDSLRSDLEERVAINGHAPDFAATAMLPPEGLDLKDYLGSLEQGLIQQALDDANGIVARAAERLRIRRTTLVEKMRKYGMSRREGDEQADD; from the coding sequence ATGTGGCGTGAAACCAAAATTCTGCTGATCGATGACGATAGCGTGCGCCGCCGCGACCTGGCGGTGATTTTAAATTTTCTTGGCGAAGAAAATTTACCCTGCGGTAGCCATGACTGGCAGCAGGCTGTCGGCTCTTTGTCGTCAAGTCGCGAAGTAATTTGCGTCCTCATCGGGACCGTAAATGCTCCTGGTGCACTTCTGGGCCTGTTAAAGACACTCTCAACCTGGGATGAGTTCCTTCCAGTGCTGTTGATGGGCGAAAATTCTTCCATTGATCTGCCTGAAGACCAGCGTCGTCGTGTGCTTTCCACCCTGGAAATGCCTCCCAGCTACAGCAAATTGCTGGACTCCCTGCACCGGGCCCAGGTCTATCGTGAAATGTACGATCAGGCCCGTGAGCGCGGTCGTCACCGTGAACCCAATCTTTTCCGCAGCCTGGTAGGCACCAGTCGCGCCATCCAGCATGTGCGGCAGATGATGCAGCAGGTGGCGGATACCGACGCCAGTGTGCTGATCCTTGGCGAGTCGGGAACAGGCAAGGAAGTGGTAGCGCGCAACCTGCACTATCACTCCAAGCGGCGCGACGCGCCTTTCGTACCGGTCAATTGCGGCGCCATTCCGGCAGAGCTGCTGGAAAGTGAGCTGTTTGGCCATGAAAAGGGCGCGTTCACCGGTGCTATCACCAGTCGTGCCGGACGTTTCGAGCTGGCTAATGGCGGCACTCTGTTCCTCGACGAAATCGGCGATATGCCACTGCCGATGCAGGTCAAGTTGTTGCGGGTGCTGCAGGAGCGCACGTTCGAGCGCGTGGGCAGCAACAAGACCCAGGGTGTTGATGTGCGAATCATCGCTGCCACCCATAAGAATCTGGAAAGCATGATCGAGGTAGGCAGCTTCCGTGAGGATCTGTACTACCGCCTCAACGTGTTCCCCATTGAAATGGCGCCGCTGCGTGAGCGAGTGGAAGACATTCCGCTGCTGATGAATGAGCTGATTTCGCGAATGGAGCACGAGAAGCGCGGTTCTATCCGCTTCAACTCTGCCGCCATCATGTCGCTGTGCCGGCATGGCTGGCCGGGTAACGTTCGTGAGCTGGCCAACCTGGTGGAACGCATGGCGATCATGCATCCCTATGGTGTGATTGGCGTCGTCGAGTTGCCGAAGAAGTTCCGCTATGTGGATGACGAAGACGAGCAGTTGGTGGACAGCCTGCGCAGCGATCTGGAAGAGCGCGTAGCGATCAACGGTCACGCGCCAGACTTCGCCGCCACGGCCATGCTGCCGCCGGAAGGCCTGGACCTGAAGGACTACCTCGGCAGCCTGGAGCAAGGGCTGATCCAGCAGGCGCTGGACGACGCCAATGGCATCGTGGCGCGGGCTGCAGAGCGTTTGCGCATCCGTCGCACCACCCTGGTGGAGAAGATGCGCAAGTACGGTATGAGCCGTCGTGAGGGTGATGAACAGGCGGATGATTGA
- a CDS encoding sensor histidine kinase produces MSPAPDAQGQSSSVEQASRLGLEQAFALFNQMSSQLTDSYSMLEARVTELKGELAVVSAQRMQELAEKERLANRLQNLLDLLPGGVIVIDGHGIVTEANPAACELLGLPLEGQLWRNIIARSFAPREDDGHEISLRDGRRLSIATRSLDAEPGQLVLLNDLTETRHLQDQLARHERLSSLGKMVASLAHQIRTPLSAALLYASHLTEQELPVATHQRFAGRLKERLHELEHQVRDMLVFARGELPLTDRLTPKSLLQSLQAAALTHVQDVAVRWQCDSHNGELLCNRDTLVGALLNLIENAVQASAGAARLKVHLYSRGDTLRLCISDSGSGIDAAVLERLGEPFFTTKANGTGLGLTVVKAVARAHQGELSLRSRPGRGTCALVTLPLFSSVHGVE; encoded by the coding sequence ATGTCTCCTGCCCCTGATGCACAGGGGCAATCGTCGTCCGTAGAGCAGGCAAGCCGGCTAGGTCTTGAGCAGGCCTTCGCCTTGTTCAACCAGATGTCGAGCCAACTTACTGACTCCTACAGCATGCTTGAGGCCCGGGTGACCGAGCTCAAGGGCGAGTTGGCGGTGGTCAGCGCCCAGCGCATGCAGGAGCTGGCGGAAAAGGAGCGTCTGGCCAATCGTCTGCAGAACCTGCTGGACCTGTTGCCGGGCGGGGTCATCGTGATTGATGGTCATGGCATCGTCACCGAGGCCAACCCGGCAGCCTGCGAGCTGCTGGGGCTGCCGCTGGAAGGGCAGTTGTGGCGCAACATCATCGCCCGCAGCTTTGCCCCTCGCGAAGACGATGGCCATGAAATTTCCCTGCGCGACGGTCGCCGCCTGTCGATTGCCACGCGCTCGCTGGATGCCGAGCCCGGGCAGTTGGTGCTGCTCAATGACTTGACTGAAACCCGTCATCTGCAAGACCAGTTGGCCCGTCATGAGCGTCTGTCCTCCCTGGGCAAGATGGTTGCCTCCCTGGCTCACCAGATCCGCACGCCGCTGTCGGCGGCCCTGCTGTACGCCAGCCATCTCACTGAGCAGGAACTGCCGGTCGCTACCCATCAGCGCTTTGCCGGGCGGCTCAAGGAGCGTTTGCACGAGCTGGAACATCAAGTGCGCGACATGCTGGTGTTCGCCCGTGGCGAATTGCCCCTGACCGATCGCCTGACGCCCAAGTCGCTGTTGCAGTCGTTGCAGGCCGCGGCCCTGACCCATGTGCAGGACGTTGCCGTGCGCTGGCAGTGCGATAGCCACAACGGTGAGTTGCTGTGCAATCGCGACACTCTGGTGGGCGCCTTGCTCAATCTGATCGAGAACGCGGTGCAGGCCAGTGCCGGCGCGGCGCGACTCAAGGTGCACCTGTACAGCCGCGGCGACACCTTGCGGCTGTGCATCAGTGACAGTGGCAGTGGTATCGACGCCGCGGTCCTGGAGCGCCTGGGAGAGCCGTTCTTCACCACCAAGGCCAATGGAACCGGGCTGGGCCTGACGGTGGTCAAGGCGGTAGCCCGTGCTCATCAGGGAGAATTGTCGCTGCGCTCGCGTCCTGGGCGCGGTACTTGTGCGCTGGTGACACTGCCTCTGTTCTCCAGCGTGCATGGAGTGGAGTGA
- a CDS encoding sigma-54-dependent transcriptional regulator has protein sequence MAIKVLLVEDDRALREALADTLLLAGHDYKAVGSAEEALEAVAFEPFSLVVSDVNMPGMDGHQLLGLLRARQPQLPVLLMTAHGAVERAVDAMRQGAADYLVKPFEPRALLDLVARHALGSLGVGEDEGPVAFEPASAQLLELAARVARSDSTVLISGESGTGKEVLARYIHQHSHRVNQPFIAINCAAIPDNMLEATLFGHEKGSFTGAIAAQPGKFEQADGGTILLDEISEMPLGLQAKLLRVLQEREVERVGARKPITLDIRVVATTNRDLAGEVAAGRFREDLYYRLSVFPLAWKPLRERTADILPLAERLLAKHVNKMKHAAARLSAKAQECLLAYPWPGNVRELDNALQRALILQQGGLIQPEDFCLAGPVACAPLPALASVVQVASRGTAAEVEMPAQESGGLGDDLRRREFQMIIDTLRSERGRRKEAAERLGISPRTLRYKLAQMRDAGMDVEAYLFAT, from the coding sequence ATGGCAATCAAGGTTCTACTGGTTGAAGACGACCGCGCATTGCGCGAGGCCCTGGCGGATACCCTGCTGCTGGCCGGTCATGACTACAAGGCTGTCGGCAGTGCTGAGGAAGCATTGGAAGCGGTGGCCTTCGAGCCCTTCAGCCTGGTGGTCAGCGACGTCAACATGCCGGGCATGGACGGTCATCAATTGCTTGGCCTGCTGCGAGCCCGCCAGCCACAACTGCCGGTGTTGCTGATGACTGCCCATGGCGCCGTCGAGCGTGCCGTGGACGCCATGCGCCAGGGGGCGGCCGATTATCTGGTCAAGCCTTTCGAGCCGCGGGCCCTGCTGGACCTGGTGGCGCGCCATGCCTTGGGCAGCCTGGGTGTTGGCGAGGATGAGGGGCCTGTGGCCTTCGAGCCAGCCAGCGCTCAGTTGCTGGAGCTGGCGGCGCGGGTGGCCCGCAGTGACTCCACGGTGCTGATTTCCGGTGAATCCGGCACTGGCAAGGAGGTGCTGGCGCGCTATATCCATCAGCATTCCCATCGAGTCAATCAGCCGTTTATCGCCATCAACTGCGCGGCCATCCCGGACAACATGCTCGAAGCCACTTTGTTCGGGCACGAAAAGGGCTCTTTCACAGGGGCCATCGCTGCCCAGCCCGGCAAGTTCGAGCAGGCCGATGGTGGCACCATCCTGCTGGACGAGATTTCCGAAATGCCTCTGGGCTTGCAGGCCAAGCTGCTGCGGGTCTTGCAGGAGCGCGAAGTGGAGCGGGTGGGTGCGCGCAAGCCGATCACCCTGGATATCCGCGTGGTCGCCACCACCAACCGCGATCTGGCGGGGGAGGTAGCGGCCGGTCGTTTCCGCGAGGACTTGTATTACCGTTTGTCGGTATTTCCTCTGGCCTGGAAGCCGTTGCGCGAGCGTACCGCCGATATCCTGCCGCTGGCCGAGCGCCTGCTGGCCAAGCACGTCAATAAAATGAAGCACGCGGCGGCCAGGCTATCGGCCAAGGCCCAGGAGTGCCTGCTGGCCTATCCATGGCCAGGCAACGTTAGAGAATTGGACAACGCATTGCAGCGCGCATTGATCCTGCAGCAGGGGGGCTTGATCCAGCCGGAAGATTTCTGTCTTGCCGGTCCTGTGGCTTGTGCTCCGCTGCCTGCGCTGGCGTCCGTGGTGCAGGTGGCTTCGCGTGGCACGGCTGCCGAGGTGGAGATGCCGGCTCAAGAATCCGGCGGCCTGGGCGATGACCTGCGGCGCCGGGAGTTTCAGATGATCATCGATACCCTGCGCTCCGAGCGCGGGCGACGCAAGGAGGCCGCGGAACGCCTGGGTATCAGCCCGCGGACCTTGCGCTACAAGTTGGCGCAGATGCGCGATGCTGGAATGGACGTCGAGGCCTATCTGTTCGCGACCTGA
- the fliE gene encoding flagellar hook-basal body complex protein FliE: MSQGVEFNRLMLDMRAMQMDAMSQPKSAAVAEVSGSSFADMLGQAVNKVNDTQQASNQLSSAFEIGKSGVDLTDVMISSQKASVSFQALTQVRNKLVQAYQDIMQMPV; encoded by the coding sequence ATGAGCCAAGGTGTTGAATTTAATCGGTTGATGCTGGATATGCGTGCCATGCAGATGGACGCAATGTCGCAGCCTAAATCCGCCGCGGTGGCAGAAGTCAGCGGCAGCAGCTTTGCTGATATGCTTGGCCAGGCCGTGAACAAGGTCAATGACACTCAGCAGGCGTCCAATCAGCTGTCCAGTGCCTTTGAAATTGGCAAGAGCGGTGTCGACCTGACGGACGTGATGATTTCCTCGCAAAAGGCCAGCGTGTCTTTTCAAGCCTTGACCCAGGTTCGCAACAAGCTGGTTCAAGCGTATCAAGACATCATGCAGATGCCGGTTTAA